The Sulfitobacter sp. SK011 genome has a window encoding:
- a CDS encoding WecB/TagA/CpsF family glycosyltransferase, with protein sequence MKFGAGVFQIEVNFATQAALFRGIRKRLRQRTGFALATLNLDHLSKLRHDATFARAYTAHDIVIADGRPVVWLSRIARSPVALMPGADLILPLCALAAEMDAPIALVGSSDAVLQGAADALLQSTPGLKIVYRHAPAFGFDPTRPEADAIFETLSKSGATICFIALGAPKQEVFAARGRGQAPNIGFVSIGAGLDFLSGHQVRAPQIMRNLALEWLWRAAQEPRRMVPRYLKCFAVLPGLVAQAFRQR encoded by the coding sequence GTGAAATTTGGTGCCGGCGTATTCCAGATTGAGGTCAATTTCGCCACCCAGGCAGCATTGTTTCGCGGGATTAGGAAAAGATTGCGGCAAAGAACTGGATTCGCACTCGCCACACTGAACCTCGACCACCTGTCAAAACTGCGCCATGACGCGACATTTGCCCGGGCTTACACCGCCCACGACATTGTAATTGCGGATGGCCGTCCGGTCGTCTGGCTCTCACGGATTGCCCGCAGCCCCGTTGCGTTGATGCCCGGTGCTGATCTGATCTTGCCGCTGTGCGCCTTGGCCGCAGAGATGGATGCGCCCATCGCTCTGGTCGGCAGCAGCGACGCGGTGCTGCAAGGGGCGGCAGATGCGCTGTTGCAAAGCACGCCGGGACTAAAGATTGTCTATCGGCATGCCCCTGCCTTCGGGTTTGACCCAACGAGGCCTGAGGCAGATGCAATTTTTGAGACACTATCAAAAAGTGGTGCAACCATTTGTTTCATTGCCCTTGGCGCGCCAAAACAAGAGGTATTCGCAGCGCGTGGGCGCGGCCAAGCGCCCAATATCGGCTTTGTATCAATCGGTGCAGGGCTAGATTTTCTGTCGGGGCATCAGGTGCGCGCGCCCCAAATCATGCGAAATCTGGCACTGGAATGGCTTTGGCGCGCAGCACAGGAACCGCGCCGAATGGTGCCGCGCTATCTCAAGTGTTTTGCGGTCCTGCCGGGGCTGGTCGCGCAGGCCTTCCGCCAGCGCTAG
- a CDS encoding glycosyltransferase family 2 protein, which produces MIAAVVIGRNEGARLIACLTALEGQVGQVIYVDSGSTDGSTKAAEGFGATVIALDIEQGFTAARARNAGLAALDDDVEFVQFLDGDCVLRAGWIGSAIAFLQAHEDVAVVCGRRRERHPEASVYNALIDREWDTPVGQALACGGDALMRLRPLRDVGGYRDDLIAGEEPELCLRLRQAGWKIWRLDAEMTWHDARITRFTRWWRRSRRAGHAFAEGAILHGAPPERHWVAETRRALFWGAILPIAIVVLALLTGPVALLLFAIYALQIARLALRGDLTWAFFTVLGKFPEAMGAMHYYWRRARGGKARIIEYK; this is translated from the coding sequence ATGATTGCCGCTGTTGTCATAGGGCGCAACGAAGGGGCGCGGCTGATCGCCTGTCTGACGGCGCTTGAGGGGCAGGTTGGGCAGGTGATCTATGTTGATTCTGGGTCAACTGATGGGTCGACAAAGGCTGCTGAGGGCTTCGGAGCCACTGTTATCGCACTTGATATCGAGCAGGGGTTCACCGCCGCACGTGCCCGCAATGCTGGATTGGCGGCCTTGGATGATGATGTCGAGTTCGTACAGTTTCTCGACGGTGACTGTGTGCTGCGCGCAGGATGGATAGGCAGTGCCATCGCATTTTTGCAGGCCCATGAGGATGTTGCGGTGGTCTGCGGGCGCAGGCGCGAGCGCCATCCAGAAGCGTCGGTCTATAATGCCCTTATTGACCGTGAATGGGACACGCCTGTCGGACAAGCGTTGGCCTGCGGTGGGGATGCGTTGATGCGGCTAAGACCTTTGCGTGACGTTGGTGGCTACCGCGATGATCTGATCGCGGGGGAGGAACCGGAGCTTTGCCTGCGGCTGCGGCAGGCGGGGTGGAAAATCTGGCGATTGGATGCTGAAATGACGTGGCATGACGCCCGGATCACGCGCTTTACCCGTTGGTGGCGGCGCAGTCGGCGCGCCGGTCACGCCTTTGCCGAAGGGGCCATTCTGCATGGGGCACCCCCCGAACGCCACTGGGTCGCTGAGACCCGGCGGGCACTTTTCTGGGGTGCAATTCTGCCGATTGCCATCGTCGTGCTGGCGCTTTTGACGGGCCCGGTCGCCTTGCTGCTTTTTGCAATTTACGCCCTTCAAATTGCCCGGCTGGCGCTGCGCGGCGATCTCACCTGGGCGTTTTTCACGGTGCTGGGCAAGTTTCCCGAGGCCATGGGGGCGATGCACTATTACTGGCGACGTGCCCGTGGGGGTAAAGCCCGGATCATCGAATATAAATAA
- a CDS encoding glycosyltransferase family 2 protein — translation MKGPVHIVRRLWSRFREARRHARFVASLHHLHGPKALDVAAGDVVLIALVRNGSYYLNGFFRHYRAMGVKHFVFIDNGSTDDTIARIKREKGTVIDQCKLPLARYEDLIRQYPANTYGQNRWCLYADMDEILDFEGRTTVGINGLIGYLEAQGFTAMVAQMLEMFPKGPLNAVADLPFKQALLEFLYFDLSAVEKRNYHDPDIEFSALLKDNTISNAETKFYFGGVRAKVFGENCCLTKHPLIFNGPEVTPAPHPHLSMGVRCADVTALIKHYKFANDPKGRDAASLAAGDVAHGEDANRARVMEQTPDLSLFSLDARRWNRVELLYRAGFLVSSDAYTAHIATADR, via the coding sequence ATGAAAGGCCCCGTTCATATTGTCCGCCGTTTGTGGTCCCGCTTCCGCGAGGCCCGACGCCACGCGCGATTTGTCGCGTCCCTGCATCATCTGCATGGGCCAAAAGCGCTGGATGTGGCCGCCGGTGATGTTGTCCTGATCGCGCTGGTGCGTAACGGAAGCTATTATCTGAACGGGTTTTTCCGCCATTACCGGGCGATGGGGGTCAAGCATTTCGTGTTCATCGACAATGGGTCGACGGATGACACGATTGCACGGATCAAGCGCGAAAAAGGCACGGTGATTGATCAATGCAAATTGCCGCTGGCCCGATATGAGGACCTGATCCGACAGTATCCGGCCAACACCTATGGCCAGAACCGATGGTGTCTTTATGCCGATATGGACGAGATCCTTGATTTTGAGGGCCGCACAACCGTCGGCATAAATGGCCTGATTGGGTATCTGGAGGCGCAGGGGTTTACCGCGATGGTTGCCCAGATGCTGGAAATGTTCCCCAAAGGGCCGCTGAACGCCGTCGCAGATCTGCCGTTCAAACAAGCACTACTTGAGTTTTTGTATTTTGACCTCAGCGCGGTCGAAAAACGCAACTATCACGACCCGGACATAGAGTTTTCAGCGCTCCTGAAGGACAACACGATCAGCAATGCAGAGACCAAGTTTTACTTTGGCGGGGTGCGCGCCAAGGTCTTTGGTGAAAACTGCTGTCTGACCAAACATCCACTTATCTTTAACGGACCGGAGGTGACGCCAGCACCGCATCCACATCTGTCGATGGGCGTGCGGTGCGCGGATGTGACTGCGTTGATCAAGCATTACAAATTTGCCAATGATCCAAAAGGCCGCGACGCCGCGTCACTGGCGGCGGGTGACGTTGCCCACGGTGAAGACGCAAATCGTGCGAGGGTAATGGAACAAACGCCTGATTTATCTTTGTTTTCTCTGGATGCACGTCGGTGGAACCGGGTTGAGTTGCTGTATCGCGCAGGATTCCTCGTCAGCTCGGATGCCTATACGGCACATATCGCGACTGCCGATAGGTGA
- a CDS encoding FAD-binding oxidoreductase yields MSRYAAIRTPRFDSPAAWAEILGGYGAPRPLCDVQTADVVIIGAGFAGLSAARRLRQIDPNLRVSVLDALCVGEGTAGRNSGFMIDLPHDLASDDYAGGGDDRALIGLNRGAIAFARAAVAEYGINPAFADPVGKVNGAASEAGDTHNRSYARHLETLDERSELLDAQAMFELTGSRHYRSGLYTPGTLMLQPAGYIQGLAAGLSTAGVQVFETSPVVGFERKGADWLVKTDKGQITTPRVILANNGHLESFGIAKGRLMQVFLFASMTPELTADQLGVLGGAPRWGVTPSDPMGTTMRRIDSAQGGNRIITRTCAALRPGMMAGAADVARAARVQRTKFDTRFPQLAGLEMQYRWAGHLCLTRNGVSVTGQVESGVFSACVQNGLGTARGTLTGIAAAELAMGQRSAIVDHFAAEDDPKRLPPQPFAGWGANAYLRYKEWRAGAE; encoded by the coding sequence TTGAGCCGCTACGCCGCTATCCGAACTCCGCGTTTTGACAGCCCTGCAGCCTGGGCCGAGATACTTGGCGGATACGGTGCGCCGCGTCCCTTATGTGATGTCCAAACCGCTGACGTGGTGATCATCGGTGCGGGGTTTGCAGGGTTATCCGCGGCACGAAGGCTGCGCCAGATTGATCCGAACTTGCGGGTGTCCGTGCTGGATGCGCTGTGTGTGGGCGAAGGGACTGCTGGCCGCAATTCGGGCTTTATGATTGATCTGCCACATGACCTGGCCTCGGACGATTACGCGGGCGGCGGCGATGACCGCGCGTTGATCGGCCTGAACCGCGGGGCCATTGCTTTCGCGCGCGCGGCAGTTGCGGAATATGGGATAAACCCTGCTTTTGCCGACCCGGTGGGCAAGGTGAACGGGGCCGCATCAGAGGCGGGCGATACCCATAACCGCAGCTATGCGCGCCATCTTGAGACCCTCGATGAACGCTCCGAACTCCTAGATGCGCAGGCAATGTTTGAGCTGACCGGAAGCCGCCACTACCGCTCTGGCCTCTACACGCCCGGAACACTGATGTTGCAACCTGCCGGATATATCCAAGGGTTAGCAGCAGGGCTCAGTACGGCGGGGGTCCAGGTGTTTGAGACGTCGCCGGTGGTCGGTTTTGAACGCAAAGGTGCCGATTGGCTGGTCAAAACCGACAAGGGTCAGATCACCACGCCGCGTGTAATCCTAGCAAATAATGGTCATTTGGAGAGTTTTGGCATCGCCAAGGGGCGGCTGATGCAGGTGTTTCTTTTTGCCTCGATGACGCCTGAGCTTACGGCCGATCAGCTTGGGGTGCTGGGCGGTGCCCCGCGTTGGGGGGTCACCCCGTCTGATCCGATGGGCACCACGATGCGCCGGATCGACAGTGCCCAAGGGGGCAACCGGATCATCACGAGGACCTGTGCCGCCTTGCGCCCCGGCATGATGGCAGGCGCGGCGGATGTGGCCCGTGCCGCCCGTGTGCAACGGACAAAGTTTGACACGCGGTTTCCGCAATTGGCCGGACTTGAGATGCAATATAGATGGGCCGGGCACCTTTGTTTGACGCGCAACGGTGTGTCGGTGACCGGTCAGGTGGAAAGCGGCGTCTTTTCTGCCTGTGTGCAGAACGGCCTTGGCACTGCGCGCGGCACATTGACGGGGATCGCGGCGGCGGAGCTGGCAATGGGCCAACGCTCGGCCATCGTCGATCATTTTGCGGCAGAGGACGACCCCAAGCGCTTGCCCCCGCAACCCTTTGCCGGGTGGGGGGCAAATGCCTATTTGCGCTACAAAGAATGGCGCGCGGGGGCCGAATAG